In Phaseolus vulgaris cultivar G19833 chromosome 10, P. vulgaris v2.0, whole genome shotgun sequence, a single genomic region encodes these proteins:
- the LOC137818272 gene encoding pentatricopeptide repeat-containing protein At4g18520, chloroplastic-like isoform X1 → MELPLRTAILHSSSSLQPRFHTHKPTQDLTSPFSLFIANSLRLPCSTFASKADQQHYFPATARETRAVLNPISKGFSCTGASCGDSYCDDDDGMGFLDNYEMIFRDCDKLIESFMLHETDWRKFLILNKKWSNIRSHFFRHCRDKADTIDNPVLKNKLLWLGKKLKEIDEELQRHNELILMIKDNPSEISEIVSRSRRDFTKEFFMHLHTIAESSVDNIETQNDFAKLWNMCLAAVKVYDSTIESIEALNAAELNFQDIMKSPSDASCWKIDNIGEKNQCFNPELVAHWLQLCYNVEEVGRVHAIVLKCFRHSNTYVDNNLICSYLRLVELVRARRVFDGMPRKNTVTWTAIIDGYLKCNLDDEAFKLFQDSVKHGVPANSKMFVCIMNLCGKRVNLKLGKQIHARILKSRWRNLIVDNAVVHFYAQCGDISSAFRAFDCMAERDVICWTTMITACSQQGFGYEAMLLLSQMLGEGFFPNEYTICSALKACGKNKALKFGTQLHGAIIKNICKSDVFIGTSLVDMYAKCGLMKDSKDVFDRMRIRNTATWTCIISGYARNGFGKEAVNLFRSMESKRMHVNKLTVLSVLMACGTIKALLIGREVHAQIIKRIIHTNMYIGSTLVWFYCKCKEYSYAFKVLQHMPFRDVVSWTAIISGCARLGLELEALEFLQEMMEDGVLPNSYTYSSALKACAELEAPMLGKLIHSYASKSPASANVFVNSALIYMYSKCGYVADAFQVFDNMPERNLVSWESMILAYAWNGHAREALKLVHRMQAEGLVVDDYIHTTVVSACGGVEHGDIHQNSESSHYLHSS, encoded by the exons ATGGAGTTACCATTACGGACCGCAATTCTCCATTCCTCTTCTTCCCTTCAACCGAGATTTCACACTCACAAACCCACTCAAGATTTAACCTCACCCTTCTCCTTGTTCATTGCAAATTCACTTCGTCTTCCATGCTCCACTTTTGCTTCCAAAG CAGATCAGCAACATTACTTTCCAGCCACTGCACGTGAAACAAGGGCAGTGCTGAATCCCATCAGTAAAGGGTTTTCATGCACTGGTGCCTCTTGTGGTGATAGTTattgtgatgatgatgatggcaTGGGGTTCTTGGATAACTATGAAATGATCTTTAGAGATTGTGACAAGCTAATCGAGTCTTTCATGTTGCATGAGACCGATTGGAgaaagtttttaattttaaacaagaAGTGGAGCAATATTAGGTCCCATTTCTTTAGACACTGTCGGGATAAAGCAGATACCATAGACAATCCAGTGCTGAAGAACAAACTGCTATGGCTTGGAAAGAAGCTTAAAGAG ATAGATGAAGAGTTGCAGAGACACAATGAACTTATCCTAATGATCAAAGACAATCCATCTGAAATTAGTGAAATTGTTTCAAGGAGTCGTAGAGATTTCACAAAAGAATTCTTTATGCATCTTCATACCATAGCTGAATCTTCTGTCGACAATATTGAAACACAAAATG ATTTTGCAAAGCTTTGGAACATGTGCTTGGCTGCTGTAAAAGTTTACGACAGTACAATTGAAAGCATTGAAGCACTAAATGCTGCAGAATTGAACTTCCAAGATATTATGAAGTCTCCCTCGGATGCTTCCTGCTGGAAGATAGACAACATAGGTGAGAAAAATCAATGCTTCAATCCAGAATTAGTAGCTCATTGGCTACAATTGTGTTATAATGTGGAAGAAGTCGGAAGGGTACATGCAATTGTCTTGAAATGTTTTAGACATTCAAATACTTATGTTGATAATAATTTGATTTGTAGTTATTTAAGATTGGTTGAGTTGGTTCGGGCTCGTCGTGTGTTTGATGGAATGCCAAGAAAGAATACGGTTACATGGACTGCTATCATTGATGGATATTTAAAATGTAACTTGGATGATGAGGCTTTTAAGTTATTTCAAGATTCTGTTAAACATGGGGTTCCAGCCAACAGTAAGATGTTTGTTTGTATCATGAATTTGTGTGGTAAAAGAGTGAATTTAAAGCTGGGGAAACAAATCCATGCTCGCATTTTGAAAAGCAGATGGAGGAATTTAATTGTGGACAATGCAGTTGTTCATTTCTATGCACAATGTGGAGATATATCAAGTGCATTTCGGGCATTTGATTGTATGGCAGAGCGAGATGTAATATGTTGGACAACTATGATCACTGCCTGTTCCCAACAAGGGTTTGGGTATGAAGCTATGTTATTGTTGTCACAAATGCTAGGTGAAGGGTTCTTTCCTAATGAATATACTATATGTAGTGCACTAAAGGCTTGTGGAAAGAATAAAGCATTGAAATTTGGAACACAACTTCATGGTGccataataaagaatatttgtAAGAGTGATGTTTTTATAGGAACTTCCCTAGTTGATATGTATGCAAAATGTGGATTGATGAAGGATTCTAAAGACGTGTTTGATAGAATGAGAATTAGAAATACAGCTACTTGGACATGTATTATATCAGGATATGCTCGAAATGGGTTTGGTAAAGAGGCCGTAAACTTGTTTCGATCAATGGAGAGTAAAAGAATGCATGTTAATAAATTGACAGTTTTAAGTGTCTTGATGGCTTGTGGCACAATTAAAGCTTTGCTAATTGGAAGAGAGGTTCATGCACAGATAATCAAACGTATTATCCATACGAACATGTACATAGGAAGCACTTTGGTATGGTTCTATTGCAAGTGTAAAGAATACTCTTATGCTTTCAAGGTGCTCCAGCACATGCCATTTAGGGATGTTGTTTCTTGGACTGCCATTATCTCTGGTTGTGCCAGACTTGGGCTTGAACTTGAGGCTCTGGAGTTTTTGCAAGAAATGATGGAAGATGGCGTGTTGCCTAATTCCTATACTTACTCATCAGCCTTGAAAGCTTGTGCAGAACTAGAAGCTCCAATGCTTGGAAAGTTAATTCATTCCTATGCAAGCAAGTCTCCTGCCTCGGCTAATGTATTTGTGAACAGTGCTTTAATATACATGTATTCAAAATGCGGATATGTTGCTGATGCTTTTCAAGTTTTTGACAACATGCCAGAGAGGAATTTGGTTTCTTGGGAATCCATGATCTTGGCTTATGCATGGAATGGACATGCTAGAGAGGCTCTGAAGCTCGTGCACAGAATGCAAGCTGAAGGTTTAGTGGTGGATGATTATATCCATACAACAGTTGTTAGTGCTTGTGGAGGTGTTGAGCATGGAGACATTCATCAGAATAGTGAATCTTCACATTACTTGCATTCTTCGTAA
- the LOC137818272 gene encoding pentatricopeptide repeat-containing protein At4g18520, chloroplastic-like isoform X2, which yields MELPLRTAILHSSSSLQPRFHTHKPTQDLTSPFSLFIANSLRLPCSTFASKDQQHYFPATARETRAVLNPISKGFSCTGASCGDSYCDDDDGMGFLDNYEMIFRDCDKLIESFMLHETDWRKFLILNKKWSNIRSHFFRHCRDKADTIDNPVLKNKLLWLGKKLKEIDEELQRHNELILMIKDNPSEISEIVSRSRRDFTKEFFMHLHTIAESSVDNIETQNDFAKLWNMCLAAVKVYDSTIESIEALNAAELNFQDIMKSPSDASCWKIDNIGEKNQCFNPELVAHWLQLCYNVEEVGRVHAIVLKCFRHSNTYVDNNLICSYLRLVELVRARRVFDGMPRKNTVTWTAIIDGYLKCNLDDEAFKLFQDSVKHGVPANSKMFVCIMNLCGKRVNLKLGKQIHARILKSRWRNLIVDNAVVHFYAQCGDISSAFRAFDCMAERDVICWTTMITACSQQGFGYEAMLLLSQMLGEGFFPNEYTICSALKACGKNKALKFGTQLHGAIIKNICKSDVFIGTSLVDMYAKCGLMKDSKDVFDRMRIRNTATWTCIISGYARNGFGKEAVNLFRSMESKRMHVNKLTVLSVLMACGTIKALLIGREVHAQIIKRIIHTNMYIGSTLVWFYCKCKEYSYAFKVLQHMPFRDVVSWTAIISGCARLGLELEALEFLQEMMEDGVLPNSYTYSSALKACAELEAPMLGKLIHSYASKSPASANVFVNSALIYMYSKCGYVADAFQVFDNMPERNLVSWESMILAYAWNGHAREALKLVHRMQAEGLVVDDYIHTTVVSACGGVEHGDIHQNSESSHYLHSS from the exons ATGGAGTTACCATTACGGACCGCAATTCTCCATTCCTCTTCTTCCCTTCAACCGAGATTTCACACTCACAAACCCACTCAAGATTTAACCTCACCCTTCTCCTTGTTCATTGCAAATTCACTTCGTCTTCCATGCTCCACTTTTGCTTCCAAAG ATCAGCAACATTACTTTCCAGCCACTGCACGTGAAACAAGGGCAGTGCTGAATCCCATCAGTAAAGGGTTTTCATGCACTGGTGCCTCTTGTGGTGATAGTTattgtgatgatgatgatggcaTGGGGTTCTTGGATAACTATGAAATGATCTTTAGAGATTGTGACAAGCTAATCGAGTCTTTCATGTTGCATGAGACCGATTGGAgaaagtttttaattttaaacaagaAGTGGAGCAATATTAGGTCCCATTTCTTTAGACACTGTCGGGATAAAGCAGATACCATAGACAATCCAGTGCTGAAGAACAAACTGCTATGGCTTGGAAAGAAGCTTAAAGAG ATAGATGAAGAGTTGCAGAGACACAATGAACTTATCCTAATGATCAAAGACAATCCATCTGAAATTAGTGAAATTGTTTCAAGGAGTCGTAGAGATTTCACAAAAGAATTCTTTATGCATCTTCATACCATAGCTGAATCTTCTGTCGACAATATTGAAACACAAAATG ATTTTGCAAAGCTTTGGAACATGTGCTTGGCTGCTGTAAAAGTTTACGACAGTACAATTGAAAGCATTGAAGCACTAAATGCTGCAGAATTGAACTTCCAAGATATTATGAAGTCTCCCTCGGATGCTTCCTGCTGGAAGATAGACAACATAGGTGAGAAAAATCAATGCTTCAATCCAGAATTAGTAGCTCATTGGCTACAATTGTGTTATAATGTGGAAGAAGTCGGAAGGGTACATGCAATTGTCTTGAAATGTTTTAGACATTCAAATACTTATGTTGATAATAATTTGATTTGTAGTTATTTAAGATTGGTTGAGTTGGTTCGGGCTCGTCGTGTGTTTGATGGAATGCCAAGAAAGAATACGGTTACATGGACTGCTATCATTGATGGATATTTAAAATGTAACTTGGATGATGAGGCTTTTAAGTTATTTCAAGATTCTGTTAAACATGGGGTTCCAGCCAACAGTAAGATGTTTGTTTGTATCATGAATTTGTGTGGTAAAAGAGTGAATTTAAAGCTGGGGAAACAAATCCATGCTCGCATTTTGAAAAGCAGATGGAGGAATTTAATTGTGGACAATGCAGTTGTTCATTTCTATGCACAATGTGGAGATATATCAAGTGCATTTCGGGCATTTGATTGTATGGCAGAGCGAGATGTAATATGTTGGACAACTATGATCACTGCCTGTTCCCAACAAGGGTTTGGGTATGAAGCTATGTTATTGTTGTCACAAATGCTAGGTGAAGGGTTCTTTCCTAATGAATATACTATATGTAGTGCACTAAAGGCTTGTGGAAAGAATAAAGCATTGAAATTTGGAACACAACTTCATGGTGccataataaagaatatttgtAAGAGTGATGTTTTTATAGGAACTTCCCTAGTTGATATGTATGCAAAATGTGGATTGATGAAGGATTCTAAAGACGTGTTTGATAGAATGAGAATTAGAAATACAGCTACTTGGACATGTATTATATCAGGATATGCTCGAAATGGGTTTGGTAAAGAGGCCGTAAACTTGTTTCGATCAATGGAGAGTAAAAGAATGCATGTTAATAAATTGACAGTTTTAAGTGTCTTGATGGCTTGTGGCACAATTAAAGCTTTGCTAATTGGAAGAGAGGTTCATGCACAGATAATCAAACGTATTATCCATACGAACATGTACATAGGAAGCACTTTGGTATGGTTCTATTGCAAGTGTAAAGAATACTCTTATGCTTTCAAGGTGCTCCAGCACATGCCATTTAGGGATGTTGTTTCTTGGACTGCCATTATCTCTGGTTGTGCCAGACTTGGGCTTGAACTTGAGGCTCTGGAGTTTTTGCAAGAAATGATGGAAGATGGCGTGTTGCCTAATTCCTATACTTACTCATCAGCCTTGAAAGCTTGTGCAGAACTAGAAGCTCCAATGCTTGGAAAGTTAATTCATTCCTATGCAAGCAAGTCTCCTGCCTCGGCTAATGTATTTGTGAACAGTGCTTTAATATACATGTATTCAAAATGCGGATATGTTGCTGATGCTTTTCAAGTTTTTGACAACATGCCAGAGAGGAATTTGGTTTCTTGGGAATCCATGATCTTGGCTTATGCATGGAATGGACATGCTAGAGAGGCTCTGAAGCTCGTGCACAGAATGCAAGCTGAAGGTTTAGTGGTGGATGATTATATCCATACAACAGTTGTTAGTGCTTGTGGAGGTGTTGAGCATGGAGACATTCATCAGAATAGTGAATCTTCACATTACTTGCATTCTTCGTAA